A window of the Podarcis raffonei isolate rPodRaf1 chromosome 4, rPodRaf1.pri, whole genome shotgun sequence genome harbors these coding sequences:
- the LOC128412150 gene encoding LOW QUALITY PROTEIN: hemoglobin subunit beta-1-like (The sequence of the model RefSeq protein was modified relative to this genomic sequence to represent the inferred CDS: inserted 1 base in 1 codon; deleted 1 base in 1 codon) has protein sequence MSSSEKQLSGPPARPRAPHPTASLFPPPAPQPHQAGPQRRRRSFGPGYKRLQPWKELQLSPEGFLQQPRETXQPAIMVHWTAEEKQLINTCWSKVDVAALGGDVLVCLLSVFPWTQRFFPTFGDLSSHAAICANTKVKQHGHKVLASFGEAIKNLDKIKETFAKLSELHCDKLHVDPVNFGLLGEVLITMLAARFGKEFTPAYHHAFHKLVKVVAHALAHRYH, from the exons ATGTCTTCTAGTGAGAAGCAGCTATCT GGGCCTCCTGCTCGGCCCAGGGCACCACACCCCACGGCCAgcctcttcccccctcctgctCCTCAGCCCCACCAAGCTGggccccagaggaggaggaggagctttggCCCAGGGTATAAAAGGCTCCAGCCCTGGAAGGAGCTCCAGCTCAGCCCAGAAGGTTTTCTCCAGCAGCCGAGAGAAA CACAGCCAGCCATCATGGTGCACTGGACCGCCGAAGAGAAGCAGCTCATCAACACTTGCTGGAGCAAAGTGGACGTGGCCGCCTTGGGTGGGGATGTCCTTGTCTG cttgctgtccGTCTTCCCCTGGACCCAGAGATTCTTCCCTACCTTTGGGGACCTCTCCAGCCATGCCGCCATCTGTGCCAACACCAAAGTCAAGCAGCACGGCCACAAGGTCCTGGCCTCCTTCGGAGAGGCCATCAAGAACCTGGACAAGATCAAGGAGACCTTTGCCAAGCTGAGCGAGCTGCACTGCGACAAGCTCCACGTGGACCCCGTCAACTTCGGG CTCTTGGGCGAGGTCCTCATCACCATGCTGGCCGCGCGCTTTGGGAAGGAATTCACCCCTGCTTACCACCACGCCTTCCACAAGCTGGTCAAGGTGGTGGCTCATGCGCTGGCCCACCGGTACCACTGA